GCGAGGGAGCTTGCTCCCGCTCCAGTGCGCAGCACTGGCAAAATCCTGGATAAGGCTGAAGATTTTGGGACCGCTCGCAGCCCGGCGCCAGCGAGCTCGCCACAGGGAGGATGACTCACGCCGAGAAGATGTTTTTCATCGCCGCATGCTGCAACAGCATGATGGTCTTCGCATCGCAGATTTCGCCACGATAAAACGCCTCGAGCGCCGCCTCGAACGACCACTCCAGCACTTCCAGCTCTTCGGTCTCTTCCTCCAGCCCGCCACCCTCGCCGACTTTCGATGAAGCGTCGTATTCGGCGATGAAGAAGTGCAGTTTTTCAGTCACCGAGCCCGGGCTCATGTAGGCCTCAAAGACCTTCTGCACATGGTGCACGCGGTATCCGGTTTCCTCTTCCGCTTCATCGCGTATGCGCGCTTCCGGCGTGGCACCTTCAAGCAACCCCGCCGCCACTTCGATCAGCAAACCGTCGTGACCGTTGACGAACACCGGCAAGCGGAACTGCCGGGTCAGTACGACGGTTTTTTTCTCTCGGTTGAACAGCAGAATCGCCGCGCCATTGCCACGGTCGTAGACCTCGCGGGTCTGGCGCTGCCATTCGCCATTGTTGCGCTGGTAATCAAAGGTGATTTTCTTCAGCAAATACCAGTCGTGGGACAGCACCTGGGACTCGATGATGTTGACCCGTTCGGCTGTGTTCGGCATGACAAGGCGTCCTTAAATCGTCAGAAGACGCCCATCTTAGACGAAAAGACCTTCATGACAGTTGAGCCTTGTATTCCCTCTCATATTGCCCGGCGAGCGTTTCCTTCTGCTTGTCGTCGAGCAACTTGCCGGCCATCTGGAAGAACTTCTGCTCTTCCTCTTTCAAGTGGTGATGGACCTTCTCGGAGAGTTTCTTCGCGGTCGCCAGCCAGGCAGGGCTCGACATCTCGGTCTCGTCGAGCTCTTCCATCATTTCGTCCATCTCGTGGTGTTCGGAAATCGCATGGCGGCTGAGGTCGACACCGTTGTCGAATTCCATCAACGGCATATAGAAATGCCGCTCTTCAGCGGTTTCATGGGCCTGGAGTTCGGACTTGAGCTGTTTGTACGCTTCGACGCGTTCCGGGGTATCGCCGCTGGTCTTGATCAGTGCATCGGCGTAGGTGCGTTGGCGGTCATGGCTTTCGCGCAAGGCTTCAAAAATGTTCAAGGCAGGTGGCCCTCATCGGTTGCGTTCTGGAATGACGCTGTAAAGGCTAGACATCTGCGCGCTGGCGACGGTTCCTCTGTTCGTCGGGGGGATAGAACAAACGTCGCGACCCGGATACGCTCGTGCCTCACTGCCATAAGGATGTAGCCAATGACATTAAGCATCGAACTGTTGCAAAACCCGACACCGGAAGATCGCGAGGCGATCCTTGCACCGTTGCGCGCCTACAACGTCGCGCAAGCGGGTGACGGCAAGGCGCAACCGCTGGCCTTGATGGTTCGCGATGACCAGGGTGAAACCCTGGGCGGACTGTATGGCCGGTTTTTCTATCAGTGGTTGTTTATCGAATTGCTCTCGGTGCCAGAACAGGGCCGGGGACAAGGCATAGGCTCCAGGCTGATGCAGATGGCCGAAGACCTGGCGCGGGAGAAGGAGTGCGTGGGGATCTGGCTGGACACCTTCGATTTTCAGGCGCCGGAGTTTTACAAGAAGCTCGGGTATAGCGAGTTGGGCCAGATCGCTGATTACCCGCCGGGGCACAAGCGGTTCTTCTTTCAGAAGCGCCTGATTAACAACGCCTAACCTGTAGGAGCCGGTTTGCTGGCTCCTACAAAGGGTATTGCGGTGTTCAGTAAATCAGAGGCAAGTCGCCAGTGCCGCCAACCGGCGCTTGGCGACAAAATCGTCATGCCGGGCGTAATAACTCAACGTCGTACCCGAGGCATCCGCGATGATGTCCACAAAGGATTCCGCCGAACGCGTGTAAACAGTCGACCCGCCCTTCTTGCCCGGCTGCAGGTACGCGCCCGCATCGACGCCGAACACCGCCTCGTCCTGCCAGGAAAACTGCACGCACTGGGCAACGACCTTTTCCGGCTTGTCCGACGTCAGGGTTTTGTACGGGGCTCCGGTGCGGGCATCGTTCATTGCCGAACCGGCACATCCCGCCAGCAACGTTGCGGCCAGCGCCACCATCAGAATTCGCATTGCATGTGCTCATCAAGAAAAAGCGGACTGTATCACCGTGGGCAGGCGTATCGTTCTGCTTTACTTCATTTATACCGCGACACCGCGCAACGATTCGCGCACCCTGTCGCGCCAAACGCCGTATCGCCCCTATTTCCGGGCCTATTTTTTCTGGAACGTCCATGACACCCAACGCCGAGTTTTACAAACCGACCGCTGAATACGCCGACAAGCTGATCAGCCAGATCGGTCAGACGCCTTCCTGGATCGCCAAGCGAATCGGCGTCACCGACAAGCGGATCCGTTACATCCTCGATGGCGAACGCACCGTGAAGGGCGAAACCACGCCGATCCAGATGACCTACCCCGAGCAGTGGGCCCTCGAATGCCTGGCCACTGCGGCCAAGGCCAGCAAGAAGCAGTCTTCGTAACCCATTCTCAAGGAGCGACCATGGCGGCAACCGAACAGCAACACGAGCAGGCGCTGAGGAAGTTTCTCGATGAGCGCCCCGAGCTGCGCCACGAACTCGACAACCTCAACCCGCTGCTGGCCCAGGCCAAGGGTGAAACAGCGGCGCAATTTCGCGACGAACGCTTGCATGAAGCGTTCGAAGCCGAGGCCGAGCGCCTGGGCTTGTTCGCCTGGGAGCTGACGCTGCAACTGACGGCCGCGACGGCCGAGGATTATCAGGCCCAACGCATGGAAGTGCACAAGGAAGTAGCGGAAATGGCAGGGATGGACTGGCGGGACTATTGCGAGTTATATGGATTGAATCCGTAACCGTCACCGATCAAGGATCCCGCCACCGATGCTGCCTTCGTCCTCCACAACCCGCGCCAGTCCGGGGCACCTGCACACCCAGAAATGGCGCGGGCGTATCGGCCTGTCGCTGGTCGCCGCACTCTCCGTACTCGCCGGCATGACCGACGCCATCGGCTTCATGGCCAGCGGCGACTTCGTCTCCTTCATGAGCGGCAACACCACTCGCCTGGCCGTGGCGATCAGCGACGGCGACATGGGCCTGACGTTGCGCCTGCTGCTGCTCGTGGCGACGTTCATCCTCGGTAATGCCTTGGGCATTGTGGTCAGTCGTCTGGGCGGGCGTCGGGCGCTGCCGTTATTGCTGTGCATCGCCATGCTGTTGTGTGCGGCCGCGGCCTGGCCCTATGACGAACAACTGCCGGCGCTGCTGGCAGCGATCATCGCCATGGGCATGCTCAATGCGGCCGTCGAAGAAGTGAACGGTCTGCCGGTGGGGCTGACCTATGTCACCGGCGCCTTGTCGCGCTTCGGTCGCGGCCTGGGACGCTGGATGCTCGGCGAACGGCGCAACGGATGGCGGGTGCAACTGATCCCCTGGACCGGCATGTTTGCCGGCGCAGTGCTCGGTGCCGTGCTGGAACAGCATCTCGGGCTCCAGGCGCTGTTTGTCAGCGGATTGCTGGCGGGTGCGCTGGGGGCGCTGTCGTTGAAGGTTCCGCGGCGCTGGCAGTTGGGGTATATGCCGCGTTGACCCTGTATCGACTGTTCGGGCCTCATCGCGGGCTTGCCCGCGACGAGGCCCGCATAGACAACATCGATTTAGCCGCACCCGCGATAAAGCTTTATCATGGCCGCAGTTTTGCTGATCGAGTCCGTCATGAAGTTCGCCATCGCGCTGTTTTCCGCCGCCCATGCGCCCTCCTCGCGCCGCGCCTTGCTGTTCGCCCAGGCTGCGCTGGCCGGTGGGCATGAAATTGTCCGGCTGTTTTTCTATCAGGACGGTGTGTACAACGCTTCCAGCAGCGTGGTCACGCCGCAGGATGAGCTGGATTTGCCCAAGCAATGGCGCGCCTTTGTCACCGAGCACCAGCTGGACGGCGTGGTCTGCATCGCCGCCGCCCTGCGCCGTGGCGTGTTGAACGAAGAAGAAGCCGGGCGCTATCAGCGCGAGGCCATTGCCGTCGGCGCACCGTGGGAGTTGTCCGGGCTCGGCCAGTTGCATGACGCGGTGCAGGATGCCGACCGCCTGATCTGCTTCGGAGGTGCGTGACATGCCTAAATCCCTGCTGATCATCAGTCGTCAGGCACCGTGGTCCGGGCCGAGCGCGCGGGAAGCGCTGGACATCGTGCTGGCCGGCGGCGCGTTCGACCTGCCGATCGGCCTGCTGTTTCTCGATGACGGCGTGTTCCAGCTCGCCGCGAAACAGGACGCCAGGGCCCTGCAACAGAAAGACCTGAGCGCCAACCTGCAGGCGTTGCCAATGTTCGGCGTCGAAGACCTCTTCGTCTGTGGCGACAGCGCCGCTGAACGCGGTCTGGACCCGACCGGTCTGGCTCTCGAAGAAGCCCAGGTGCTGAGCGCCCACGACATCACCGCCCTCATTGACCGTTACGACCAGGTGATCACCCTCTGATGTCGACTTTGCATGTGTTGTCTCATTCCCCGTTCGGCGACGATCGCCTGACCAGTTGCCTGCGCGTGATCGGTGCAAACGATGCGCTGCTGCTGACCGGCGACGCGGTGTACGCGTTGCAGCCGGGCACCGTACCCTGCGACGCGCTGAACGCTCGCCACCCGACGCTGTTCGTGCTGGCCGAAGATGCCCGGGCGCGCGCGCTGGACATTCCTGACACCGCCAAGGCCATCGACTATCCAGCTTTCGTCGAACTGTCGATTCACTACGACAAGGTCAACAGTTGGCTATGAATTCACTGACCGTCGGCGCCCGCGCCATCGAGCTGGACAAGGATGGATTCCTGGTTGAATTGAGCGACTGGTCCGCTGAAGTAGCCAGTGCCCTCGCCGCCGCCGAAGACATCGAGTTGAGCCCTGACCATTGGGAAATCCTCGAACTGCTGCGCAGCTTCTACGCCGAATTCCAGCTGTCCCCGGCGACGCGTCCGCTGATCAAATACACCGCGTTGAAGCTCGGCCCGGAAAAAGGCAACAGCCTGCACCTGAACCGACTGTTCAAAGGCACCCCTGCCAAACTCGCCGCGAAACTGGCGGGCCTGCCCAAACCGACGAATTGCTTATGACCGACTACCCAGCGCTGACCCTCGAAACGCCCGCCGAACACCCCTTCGCCCAGTTCGTGCGGATCCTCGGCAAAGGCAAGCGCGGCGCCCGCGACCTGACCCGAGAGGAAGCACGCGAAGCCATGGGCATGGTGCTCGACGACAAGGTCGAAGACACTCAGCTCGGTGCATTTCTGATGCTGTTGCGGCACAAGGAAGAAAGTGCCGAGGAAATGGCCGGGTTCACCGAAGCCTTGCGTGATCGTTTGCAGGCACCGGCATTGAATGTCGATCTGGACTGGCCGACCTACGCCGGCAAGAAGCGTCATCTGCCGTGGTATCTGCTGGCGGCCAAGTGCCTGGCGCAGAACGGCGTGCGGATTTTCATGCACGGCGGTGGCGCGCACACCGCCGGGCGGCTGTACAGCGAGCAATTGCTGGACGAGCTGAAGATCCCGCTGTGCCGCGACTGGCAACAGGTCGGCTCGGCGCTCGATAACGGCGGCCTGGCGTTCATGCCGCTGGTGGATTGGGCACCGCAACTGCAACGCATGATCGACCTGCGCAACACCCTCGGCCTGCGTTCGCCGATCCATTCCCTGGCGCGCATTCTCAATCCGTTGCGCGCTCGATGTGGCCTGCAAAGCATTTTCCACCCCGGCTATCAGGCGGTGCACCGTGATGCCAGCGGCTTGCTCGGCGACACGGCGATCGTGGTCAAGGGCGATGGCGGCGAGATCGAGATCAACCCTGACGCCGATAGCCACTTGTACGGCACCACCGGCGGCGAGAGCTGGGATGAAGAATGGCCACAGCTGTCGAGCCAGCGCCACGTCAAACCCGCCTCGCTCGACCGCGGACATTTGAAAGCCGTATGGCGTGGCGACGTGGTCGACAGCTACCCGCAAATGGCGCTGATCGCGACCATGGCCCTCGCCTTGCGCGGCCTCGGCCACACGCGCGAGCAAGCCTTCGAAACCGCCCAGCAGTATTGGGACGCTCGGGACAGATCGATTTAACCGATCATAACCCTCCAACCTTTGCGCTTTTTTATCGAACCTATCCGAATAGACTCCTCTCCAACGCTTATCGGTTGAGGAGTCTTGAACATGGGTTTGTTAGTTGAAGGTCGCTGGCGTGACCAGTGGTACGAAAGCAGCAAGGACGGCGCATTCCAGCGTGAACAGGCGCAGCGGCGCAACTGGCTGACCGCCGACGGCAAACCCGGCCCGACCGGTGTCGGTGGCTTTGCGGCAGAAGCGGGTCGTTATCACTTGTACGTGTCCCTCGCCTGTCCGTGGGCCCATCGCACGTTGATCCTGCGCAAACTCAAAGGCCTCGAAAGCCTGATCGACGTGTCCGTGGTCAGCTGGCTGATGCTGGAAAACGGCTGGACCTTCGACCAGCATTTTGGCTCGACTGGCGACAAGCTCGATCACCTCGACTTCATGCACCAACGTTACACCGCCGATACCGCCGACTATACCGGGCGCGTCACCGTGCCGGTGCTCTGGGACAAACAGCAGAATCGCATCGTCAACAACGAGTCGGCGGAGATTATCCGCATGTTCAATGGCGCGTTCGATGAGTTGACCGGCAATGACCTGAACTTTTACCCGGCGCCGCTGCGGGGCGAGATCGATGCAATGAACGAACGGATTTATCCGGCGGTGAACAACGGTGTGTACCGCGCCGGGTTTGCCACATCGCAAAAGGCTTATGAAGAAGCGTTCGCTGAGGTGTTTGCCGAGCTGGATCGGCTGGAAGCGTTGTTAGGCGCTAATCGTTATCTGGTAGGCGAATACCTGACCGAAGCGGACATTCGGCTGTTCACCACGCTGATTCGCTTTGATGCGGTGTACTACGGACATTTCAAGTGCAACCTGCGGCGGATTGCCGATTATCCAAACCTGTCGAATTGGCTGCGCGAGATTTATCAGTGGCCGGGGATTGCCGAGACGGTGGATTTTACCCACATCAAGAACCACTACTACGGCAGCCACAAGACCATCAACCCGACAGGTATCGTGCCGAAAGGGCCGGAGCAGGATTTCAGCGCGGCCCATGATCGGGCACGGTTGAGCGGGAAAGGGGTTTGGCGCAGGGCCTGAGGTTTGTGCAATTTTAGAGGCCCCTAATCGCTAGCAGGCTAGCTCCCACACTGGATCTGTGTCGCTCACAAATCCCCTGTGGGAGCTAGCCTGCTGGCGATGCGACCGACCCGGTGTTCAGACCTGCGCCTGAGCCCCTTCAAACCACGCCAGTTTCTCGCGCAGCTGCACCACTTCCCCAACAATCACCAGCGTCGGTGCATGCACTTCATGCTCCGCCACCAGCCGTGGAAGATCGGCCAGGGTGCCGGTAAACACCCGCTGATTGACCGTGGTGCCCTGCTGGATCAACGCCGCCGGGGTATCCGCCCCGCGACCATGCTTGATCAACTGCTCGCAGATGATCGGCAAGCCCACCAGCCCCATGTAAAACACCAGGGTTTGCGCCGGTGCGACCAGATCGGCCCATGGCAAATCGGTGGAGCCGTCCTTCAGGTGCCCGGTGACGAATCGCACCGACTGTGCGTAATCGCGGTGGGTCAACGGAATCCCGGCATATGCCGCGCAACCGCTGGCCGCGGTGATCCCCGGCACGACCTGGAACGGAATGCCATGGGCCGCCAGCTCTTCGATCTCTTCACCGCCACGGCCAAAGATGAACGGATCACCGCCCTTCAGCCGCACGACGCGCTTGCCCTGCTTGGCCAGGTCCACCAATTGCTGGTTGATCTGATCCTGAGGCACCGCGTGATCGGCGCGACGCTTGCCGACGTACACCCGCTCGGCATCGCGACGGCACAAATCGAGAATCGCCGGCGCCACCAATCGGTCATACAGCACCACATCGGCTTGCTGCATCAGGCGCAAGGCGCGGAAGGTCAGCAGATCGGGATCACCCGGCCCTGCACCGACCAGATACACCTCACCGGTTTTTGTCGGCGGCTCGCCAGCGATTTTCGCCAGCAGCAAACGCTCGGCTTCAGCGCCCTGCCCGGCCAGTTGCCGATCGGCGATCGGGCCCTGAAACACATCTTCCCAGAACGCCCGACGCTGCTGCACATCCGGAAGCAGGCCTTTGACCTGGTTGCGGAAACGCGCGGCCAGACCGGCCAATTGCCCGTAGGTGGAAGGAATCCAGGTTTCGATTTTCGCCCGGATCAGCCGCGCCAGTACCGGCGCATCGCCGCCGCTGGAGATGGCAACAATCAGCGGCGACCGGTCGACAATCGCCGGAAAAATCACGCTGCACAAGGCCGGCGCATCCACCACGTTGACCGGCACGCAGCGCCGGTGAGCATCGGCAGAGACTTGCGCGTTCAGCGGTTCGTCATCGGTGGCGGCAATGATCAGCCCGCAACCGTCCAGATCCGCCTCGACGTAACCGCGCAGCAAGCACTCGCCACCGCTGCCGGTCACCAGTTCACGCAGTTGCGGTTCGATTTCAGGTGCGACCACCCGCAGCAGCGCACCGGCATCGGCCAGCAGGCGGGATTTGCGCAAGGCAATCTCCCCCCCGCCGACGACCAACACACGACTGCCGCGAAGGTTGTGAAACAGCGGCAGATAGTCCATTTAGCCGATGACCTCGAGGCCACCCATGTACGGTTTCAGCACTTCAGGCACACGGATCGAGCCGTCGGCCTGCTGGTAGTTTTCCAGCACCGCCACCAGCGTACGACCGACTGCCAGACCGGAACCGTTCAGGGTGTGAACCAGTTCAGGCTTGCCGGTTTCCGGGTTGCGGAAACGCGCTTGCATACGACGGGCCTGGAAATCGCCGCAGTTGGAGCACGACGAAATCTCGCGGTATTTGTCCTGGCTCGGAATCCACACTTCCAGGTCGTAGGTCTTGACCGCGCTGAAGCCCATGTCGCCGGTGCACAGCGCCAGGGTGCGATAAGGCAGCTCCAGCAGTTGCAGGACTTTCTCGGCGTTGGCAGTCAGGCCTTCCAGCGCTTCCATCGATGTCGAAGGCTCGACGATCTGCACCATCTCGACCTTGTCGAACTGGTGCTGACGAATCATGCCGCGGGTATCGCGACCCGATGCGCCGGCTTCGCTACGGAAGCACGGGGTGTGGGCGACAAACTTGATCGGCAGCAGCTTCGAATCGACGATCTCGCCGGCCACGATGTTGGTCAGCGACACTTCGGCGGTCGGGATCAGGTACAGATCGGCCTCGCCTTCACGAGCGATCTTGAACAGGTCTTCTTCGAATTTCGGCAACTGGCCAGTGCCTTGCAGCGCCGGCGCCTGGACCAGATAAGGCGTGTAAGCCTCTTCGTAACCGTGTTCGCTGGTGTGCAGGTTGATCATGAACTGCGCCAGGGCGCGGTGCAGACGGGCGATCGGGCCACGCAGCAAGGCGAAACGCGCGCCGGACAGCTTGGCGGCGGTTTCAAAGTCCAGCCAGCCGAACTTCTCGCCCAGAGCGACGTGGTCCAGGACCGGGAAATCGAATGCGGTCGGGGTGCCCCAGCGGCGCACTTCGACGTTGCCGTCTTCGTCATCACCGATCGGCACGGACTCGTGCGGCAGGTTAGGAATGCCGAGCAGGATCGAATCCAGTTCGGTCTGGATCCCGTCCAGCTCGACTTTACCGGCGCTCAATTCATTCGCCATGCGCTCGACGTCCGCCATCAACGGCGCGATGTCTTCGCCGCGCTGCTTGGCCTGACCGATGGATTTGGAGCGCGCATTACGTTCAGCCTGCAGTGCTTCGGTGCGGGTCTGGACGGTCTTGCGCTGTTCTTCCAGCGCTTCGATGCGCGCAACATCCAGCGTATAGCCACGGGAAGCCAGGCGGTCCGCTACGTCCTGAAGGTTGCTACGTAACAGTTTGGAATCGAGCATGTCGGTCTCTCGTTATCAAAGTTTGGTCAAGGACAGGCCAGCCCAGGTGGCGAGCAGCCCGCCGAATACGCTGATGGCAGCATAGCCCAGGGCCAGTGGCACTTGCCCGCTTTCCAGCAGGCGCACCGTATCCAGTGAAAAGGATGAAAAAGTCGTCAGGCCCCCGAGGAAACCGACAATCAGCCCGGCGCGCACTTCGAAAGGCACTTCCGGGCGAATCAGAAACAGACCGTATAGAACGCCGATCAGCAAACAGCCGACGATATTAACGGCCAGCGTCGCGGTATAGAAGTGCCGCGGCCAATTAGCGTTGACCCAATTACCGGCGGCAAAGCGCAACAGTGTGCCGGCGACACCGCCGACGGAAACCGCAACGATCAATGGAAGCACTATTTTCTCCTTTGCCGGGGGCTGAGACGGTCCAGTTGCGCAAGGTGATTGAGCTTTTCGCCGATCTTCAGCTCCAGGCCACGGGGCACTGGCTGATAGAACGGTTGTGGTTCAAGCTCTTCGGGGAAGTAATCTTCGCCGGCAGCGTAGGCGTCCGGTTCATCGTGGGCATATCGATATTCATCGCCGTAACCGAGTTGCTTCATCAGCTTGGTCGGCGCGTTGCGCAGGTGCAACGGCACTTCGAGCGAGCCATGTTCGGTGGCGCTGCGCATGGCCGCCTTGAAGCCCATGTACACCGCGTTGCTTTTCGGCGCGCAAGCCAGGTAAGTGATGGCCTGGGCCACCGCCAGTTCACCTTCCGGACTGCCGAGGCGCTCCTGCACTTCCCACGCCGCCAGGCACAGGCTCAGGGCGCGGGGGTCGGCATTGCCGATGTCTTCGCTGGCCATGCGCACCACGCGCCGGGCGAGGTACAGCGGATCACAACCGCCGTCGATCATCCGCGCGAACCAGTACAACGCGCCATCGGGATTGGAGCCGCGTACCGATTTATGCAGCGCGGAAATCTGGTCGTAGAACGCTTCGCCGCCCTTGTCGAACCGCCGACGGGTGTCGCCGAGCAGACTTTGCAGCAGATCGACGCCGATTTCACTGTTGTCTTCGGCGAGATCCGAGGCGTTTTCCAACAGATTGAGCAGGCGCCGGCCATCACCATCGGCGGCAGACAACAGCATCTGGAAACCTTCATCGCTGAGGGTCAGTTGCCGTTTGCCCAGGCCACGCTCTTCGGTCAGCGCGCGGTGCACCAGCTTGCGCAGGGCTGCATCGTCGAGGCTTTTGAGCACATAGACGCGGGCTCGGGAGAGCAACGCATTGTTGAGCTCGAATGAGGGGTTTTCCGTGGTCGCGCCGATGAAAATCAGCGTGCCGTCTTCAACGTACGGCAGAAACGCATCCTGCTGCGACTTGTTGAAACGATGCACTTCATCGACGAACAGGATGGTGCGCTTGCCATACTGTCCGGCTTGCTGCTTGGCGATTTCCACCGCCTGGCGGATTTCCTTCACACCAGCCAGGACTGCCGAGACCGTTTCGAAGTGCGCATCCGAGACTTCCGCGAGCAGCCGCGCCAGCGTGGTTTTACCCACGCCCGGCGGCCCCCAGAAAATCATCGAGTGCAGGGCACCCTGCTCGAGCGCTTCGCGCAATGGCTTGCCGCGAGCGAGCACGTGTTCCTGACCGACGTACTCATCCAGATTGGCCGCGCGCAAACGGGCGGCCAAGGGCTGGGAGATCGGGGCGCTGCGAAACAGGTCCATCACGTACGTTTAAAACCTCGGTTAAGTACAACGCTCTCAAGCCTGCCGGAAACCTGTGGCGAGGGGATTTATCCCCGTTCGGCTGCGCAGCAGTCGCGAAATCATTGCATGCAGTATTCCTGATACACCGCACTGGCAGATCTGGGGCCGCTTCGCGGCCCAACGGGGATAAATCCCCTCGCCACAAAGGCTGACCCCGCAGGCTCTGCGTTTTACTCTTGAATGACGTCCGCACCTTTAGGAATGTCGAACTTGAATTTCGACGCAGGGATCGGCTCGTTGGCCTTCACGCCGGTAAACAGGATGTTGGTGCGCTGACCGACGCTGT
This DNA window, taken from Pseudomonas fluorescens NCIMB 11764, encodes the following:
- a CDS encoding replication-associated recombination protein A, which gives rise to MDLFRSAPISQPLAARLRAANLDEYVGQEHVLARGKPLREALEQGALHSMIFWGPPGVGKTTLARLLAEVSDAHFETVSAVLAGVKEIRQAVEIAKQQAGQYGKRTILFVDEVHRFNKSQQDAFLPYVEDGTLIFIGATTENPSFELNNALLSRARVYVLKSLDDAALRKLVHRALTEERGLGKRQLTLSDEGFQMLLSAADGDGRRLLNLLENASDLAEDNSEIGVDLLQSLLGDTRRRFDKGGEAFYDQISALHKSVRGSNPDGALYWFARMIDGGCDPLYLARRVVRMASEDIGNADPRALSLCLAAWEVQERLGSPEGELAVAQAITYLACAPKSNAVYMGFKAAMRSATEHGSLEVPLHLRNAPTKLMKQLGYGDEYRYAHDEPDAYAAGEDYFPEELEPQPFYQPVPRGLELKIGEKLNHLAQLDRLSPRQRRK